A genomic window from Euleptes europaea isolate rEulEur1 chromosome 9, rEulEur1.hap1, whole genome shotgun sequence includes:
- the LOC130482886 gene encoding RING finger protein 145-like — MPSLEQVANVALRVPSIVLLDLLHRWDVHTFGELLQPRTREAYLPRQHLWNLYYAGHLVCVVVLLLPVRSLVKLYLYILTMLLLYVAHQTARDYIRQEMDHEFQGAVYNDPVALSRFATALTGQVIVATLCALLQKTKRVWLFSAPLLPLAARLCCLPLGALTTVNTFAAVLTTLGVLYVVASSLSVPFHLAAAACREVGQALEVYQLVALGMSLWRQLAVPVLFLVFWLALFTLKIYAFWVSSGPILSQQGLLFVFLSSIAECCSTPYSLIGLTFTVSYLALGLLKICKFYLVGYGAFQNGNVMHRGVTEGVTLLLLALQTDLLGLQLLQRTFLLSIILFIVVTSTLQSMIEIADPIVLGLGASQNRSVWKHFRGVSMCLFLLIFPGFMAYKIAHFFHMDFWLLILVSSCMLTSLQVMGTLFIYALFMIEIFQEAPMEKMDEIIYYVNAISRVLEFLVAVCVVAYGTWESIFGEWSWMGASVIIIHSYFNVWLRAQSGWRSFLLRREAAKKINSLPRATRRQLADHNDVCAICFQEMTLAVITHCGHIFHGGCLRKWFYVQDTCPLCHQPVKALAGEESQANHSSAEEAEPPSEGEEPPGDGESAGCSATEGTGSGGTTESGKSGGVEQQGQDEEELQLDESGELAEKIPNHGIPQSEPEASSEVANDVLPVPLKAESPPVQGSLRKSHWGDSGARSGGELAALGQSGPGSQALQSKCGILEMQSSLVEDNLEVPPASRVTVELTAVTEGGMEALGRTRPEATVGLQQLSHTEDNARPFPAFSSP; from the exons GTCACCTGGTGTGCGTGGTGGTTCTCCTTCTCCCGGTCCGGTCCCTCGTGAAGTTGTACCTCTACATCCTGACGATGCTGCTGCTCTATGTGGCACATCAGACTGCCAG GGACTACATCCGGCAAGAGATGGATCATGAATTTCAGGGGGCCGTGTACAACGATCCTGTGGCGCTCAGTCGCTTTGCCACCGCACTCACAG GCCAGGTCATCGTGGCCACCCTCTGTGCTCTCCTGCAAAAGACCAAGCGGGTGTGGCTCTTCtccgcccctctcctccccctggcagctCGGCTGTGCTGCCTGCCGCTGGGAGCGCTGACGACGGTCAACACCTTCGCTGCAGTCCTCACCACCCTGGGGGTGCTCTACGTAGTGGCCTCCTCCCTCTCGGTGCCCTTCCATCTGGCTGCGGCGGCCTGCAGGGAGGTCGGTCAG GCGCTGGAGGTCTACCAACTGGTTGCTCTGGGAATGTCCCTCTGGAGACAGCTGGCCGTGCCGGTGCTGTTCCTGGTGTTCTGGCTTGCGCTGTTCACCCTGAAGATCTATGCTTTCTGGGTCTCCTCTGGCCCCATTCTGTCCCAGCAAGGGCTCCTGTTCGTCTTCCTCAGCAG CATTGCTGAGTGCTGCAGCACACCTTACTCCCTGATCGGGCTCACCTTCACTGTCTCCTACCTGGCCTTGGGTCTGCTCAAGATTTGCAAGTTCTACCTGGTGGGCTACGGCGCTTTCCAAAATGGCAATGTGATGCACAG GGGTGTGACGGAGGGCGTGACCCTGCTACTCCTGGCCCTCCAGACAGACTTGCTGGGCCTGCAGCTGCTCCAAAGGACCTTCCTCCTGAGCATCATTCTCTTCATCGTGGTGACGTCAACCCTGCAGTCCATGATTGAGATCGCAGACCCCATTGTGCTGGGCCTGGGGGCCTCCCAGAACAG GAGTGTTTGGAAGCACTTTCGGGGGGTCAGCATGTGCCTCTTCCTCTTGATCTTCCCGGGCTTCATGGCTTACAAGATCGCGCACTTCTTCCACATGGACTTCTGGCTCCTGATCCTCGTCTCCAGCTGCATGCTGACCTCCCTACAG GTGATGGGAACTCTGTTCATCTACGCCCTCTTCATGATTGAGATCTTCCAGGAGGCCCCCATGGAGAAGATGGACGAGATCATCTACTATGTCAATGCCATCAGCCGTGTGCTGGAGTTCCTGGTGGCCGTCTGCGTGGTGGCTTACGGAACCTGGGAATCCATCTTCGGGGAGTGGAGTTGGATGGGGGCCTCTGTCATCATCATCCACTCGTACTTCAACGTCTGGCTGAGGGCCCAGTCTGGCTGGAGGAGCTTCCTGCTCCGCAGGGAGGCGGCCAAGAAGATCAACTCACTGCCGAGGGCCACTCGGAGGCAGCTGGCAGACCACAATGACGTGTGTGCCATTTGCTTTCAG GAGATGACCCTGGCAGTAATCACCCACTGCGGCCACATCTTCCACGGGGGCTGCCTCCGCAAATGGTTCTACGTGCAGGACACATGTCCCCTGTGCCACCAGCCAGTCAAGGCCTTGGCGGGCGAGGAGAGTCAAGCGAACCACAGCAGCGCAGAAGAGGCGGAGCCTCCGTCAGAGGGGGAGGAGCCCCCCGGGGACGGAGAATCTGCTGGCTGCAGTGCCACAGAGGGCACTGGCTCAGGTGGTACCACAGAGAGCGGCAAGTCAGGCGGGGTAGAACAGCAGGGCCAGGACGAGGAAGAACTGCAGCTGGATGAATCTGGAGAGTTGGCGGAGAAGATTCCTAACCATGGCATTCCCCAGAGTGAACCGGAAGCGTCCAGCGAAGTGGCGAACGATGTTCTTCCTGTGCCTCTGAAGGCAGAGAGTCCGCCTGTTCAGGGAAGCCTCAGGAAATCACATTGGGGTGACTCGGGCGCCAGATCGGGAGGAGAGCTGGCGGCGCTGGGGCAAAGTGGTCCTGGGAGCCAAGCTCTCCAGAGCAAGTGTGGGATACTTGAGATGCAAAGCAGCCTTGTTGAAGATAATCTGGAGGTGCCTCCAGCAAGTCGAGTAACTGTTGAGTTGACTGCCGTGACGGAGGGCGGAATGGAGGCCTTGGGCAGGACCCGACCAGAAGCCACCGTTGGCCTCCAGCAGTTGAGCCACACTGAGGACAACGCAAGGCCTTTCCCTGCCTTCTCCTCTCCTTAG